CTGGTCGGCACGGTGATCACCGGTGACCTGGGCGAGGCGGTGCAGCAGGTCGGCACCGACTACGACCCGGTCTCGGGTGACGCGCTGACCACGAAGTTCGCGGACGGCACCAAGGTGTCCCGGGAGTTCGACCGGTTGGGTCGGTTGGTGCGTTACACCGACGCGGACGGGGCGTGGACGGCCACGGAGTTCGACCGGTTCGGCAAACCCGCGAAGATCACGGACTCGATCGGCACCAGTCAGACGTTCACCTACGACCGTGTCGCCGAGCCGCGTGGCCTGGTCACGTCGGTGACCGACAGCGTCGGCGGCGCGATCGGCACCCGGTACGGCCCGGACGGGCAGATCGTCGGCCTGGACCTGCCCGGCGGCGTGGTGATGGAGCAGCAGCTCGACCCGGCCGGCGTGCCGGTGTCGCGCACGTACCGCAAGGACGGCACGGTCGTGGCGGCCAGCTCGATCGTGGAGAACACCCAGGGCCAGTGGCTGCGGCACACCGGTCCCGGGTCGGACAAGCGGTACAGCTACGACACCCTGGGCCGGTTGACCAAGGTCGAGGACGTCTCGGCGGCGACCGGCCTGTGCACGGTGCGCACGTACACGTTCGACCGGCGCACCAACCGCACCGGCAAGTCCACCCGGTCCGGGTCCACCGGCGGGGTGTGCCCGGGTGACTCCGAACCGGCGCAATCCCAGTCGCACACCTACGACTCGGCCGACCGGTTGACCGACCCGGGCTGGGTGTACGACGCCTTCGGCCGCATTACCGCCACCCCGGACGGGGTGCAGAACAGCTTCTACGTCAACGACCTCGTCCGGTCCCAGCAGACCGCCGACAAGCGGATGACGTGGACGCTGGACCCGGCCCTGCGGCAGCGGGCGTTCACCGCGGAGAAGCTGGTCAACGGCACGTGGGCCAACGCGGTCACCAAGGTCAACCACTACGCCGACGACTCCGACGAGCCGCGCTGGATCGCCGAGGACGTCACCCAGAACACCAACCTCACCCGCAACATCTCCAGCCCCGAAGGCGACCTGGTCTTCACCACCGGCCTCACCGGTGACGTCACCCTCCAATTGACCAACCTGCACGGCGACGTCATGGCCACCGTCCCGGTGGTCTCCGGCCAGCTCGGCGCGGTCACGGTGCTCGACGCCGACGAGTACGGCGTGCCCTCGGCCGACACCCCGGCCGCCGCGACCGCCCGCTACGGCTGGCTGGGCGGCAAGCAGCGCTCCACCGAGGCGCTGGGTGGCGTGGTGCTGATGGGCGTGCGGCTCTACCACCCGGGCACCGGCCGGTTCTGGCAACCCGACCCGGAGGACGGCGGCAACGCCACCCCCTACGAGTACTGCGCGGCCGACCCGGTCAACTGCACCGACCTCGACGGCCGGTGGGGCTGGCTGAAGAAGATCGCCAACGTGGTGGCCAAGGTCGCCGAGGTGGTCTCCTACATCCCCGGCCCGATCGGTGCGGTCGCGGGCGCGGTGTCCGCCGTCGCCTACGCCGCCACCGGCAACTACGCCAAGGCCGCCGAGATGGCCGTCACCGCGGCGGCCAACCTGGTCGGGGCGGGCGCGGCGGTCAAGGCGGGGGTGGCGGCGGTCAAGGCCGCGGCCAGGACCGTGCCGAAGGCGGCCTCGCGGGCGGTCAAGGCGGTCCGGTCCGCCGCCTCGCGCGGCCGGGGCGGGTGCAACTCGTTCACGCCCGACACGCCCGTGCTGATGGCCGACGGCACCACCAGGCTCATCGGCGACATCGCCGCCGGCGACCTCGTGCTCGCGGTCGACCCGACCACGGGCGTGACCTCCGCGCAGCCGGTGCTGGAGCTGATCGTCGGGCACGGCGGCAAGCACCTGGTCGACATCGACCTGGACCCGGTCTCGCCGGACGTGCTCACGGCGACCGCCGAGCACCCGTTCTGGGTGGCCGGCCGGGGGTGGGTCGAGGCGAAGGACGTCCGCGTCGGCGACCTGGTGCGCGGGGCGGACGGCGCCGTGCTGCCGGTCGCGGCGGTCGCCGACCGCGGTCGGCGGGCGGACACGCTCGTCTACAACCTGAGCGTCGCGAACGTCCACACGTTCCAGGTCGTCCTCGACGGCTTCGACCTGACCGTCCACAACTCGAGCGTGGTGTGCCCGGTGGGCAGCGGCCGGTCGGGCAAGTGGGTGCAGGCCAAGGCCCTCGCCAACGACCCGAAGGTCGCCAAGCACCTGCGCGGCTTCATCAAGAACCAGGTGCGCCAGGGCAGGCAGAAGCTGCCCCCGGGCTACCAGTTGGCGCACTACCGCACGCACGAGGCCGCAAGGGGGTGCAGCTACCGCTGCAGCCACCTGAACACCCGTGAGCTGCACAGGTTGCAGCACAAGCACGACAAGTACGGGCGCAAGTTGCGGGGCAAGGCGAAGCTGGCCAGGTAGGGGTTCCCGATCGGGTGGTGCCGGCGCGGTCCGGCCCACCCGATCGCCTAACCTGGACCGGACGTGCCGGCGAGAGGACCGACAGTGGTGAGCTTCCCGTCATTGGACGAGGACGACGTGGTGGCCGCGGCGGCCCGGGGCGGTGCCCTCCGGCTGAAGTACTTCCTGGAGTCCGTCGTCGCGTCCGGGGCGTTGTGCATGTGGGGCGACGACGAGGGCATGTCGCTCATGGAGGACGGCGACGGCGACGTCGTGGTCCCGGTGTGGTCGCACCCGGCCTTCGCCGAGCGGGAGATGCGGTCCTCGGCCGAGCCCGGGGAAGGGGTGATCCCGTTGGAGCTGGGCCGGTTCCTCGACGTGACGCTGCCCTCGATCCAGGAGCAGGGGCTGGGACTGGCGGTGTTCCCGGTGGACGACCGCATCGCGGCGACCCTGACCCCGGCCCAGTTCCGCTCGAAGATCGCCGCCGCGTCCCCTCCGCCGGGCGGCGACGGGTGATGGACGCCCGAGCGAGGAAGGCGGCGAAAGCGGCCTACCGCCAACGCCGCCGCGAGGAAGACTGGCAGGCGTTGGGCCTGACCCCTGATCAACTGGCGGATCTGAAGCAGTTCCTGGAGGACCACGGCGTCGACGAGTGCTCCGACGCGTTCGACCTGACCCGTGCGTGGGCCGCCGACGCGGGGCTCGACTGGGGCGATGTGGAACGCGGTCTGCGCTCACAAGCGGCGTTCTGCGACTGCGAAGTCCTGACGGTGGACCCCGACACGTCGAACTGAGGTGCCGACGTTGAAGAAGGCGGACGTCGACGCCGTGCTCCGGGAATTCGAGGACGTTTTCCGAGAGCACGGTTTCTCCGGCAGCAAGGGCGATTACCGGCTGCCCGGCGGCATCCGCCTCAAGGTGCGGCTCGACCGCCACGGGTGGGACCCCGACCTCGGTTGGGGTCTCCTCTTCACCGCCGAGGACACCGCGGCGGCGGATTCCCTCGGGAACGTCCCGGTGGAATCCCGACTCCAGGTCACGCCGGCCACGCTCGACAAGGTGCTCGACAAGAAGGCGCTCGGCGCGCTGTACGCGGACAACCCGCGCGTGCGCAGCCGGCTCAGGAGCGGGTGGTTCGCGTTCGAGCACGTCGACCGGCTGCGCGCGGTGCTGCGAGTGGTCCTCGGGCCGGCGCTGCTCCACGTCCGGGCGTGGGCGGAATCGATCCGATCGGCGACCTGACGGTGTCGCGCGAACTGGGGTACGTTCCGCCGGCGGTCCGAAACGTTGTCCGGACGGGGTCTACGCGGTCTCGGCGAGTTCTCGCCATTGCTGCCAGGTGGCGAGCCGCTGCTGGTAGACCTTCTCGGCGATCGGGTACGGGTAGCTGCCGAGGAACAACCGCAGTGGTGGTTCCGGCAGGTCGACCAGTTTGAGCAGGACGTCCGCGGTGACCGACGGGTCGCGTGGTGCGCGGGCGGCGGCGCTGGACCGGCGGGCCTGACGGATGGGCTCGTAGGCCGGGATCGGGGTGGTGTGCGCCGCCGAGGCCCCCGACCAGTCGGTGCCGTAGGGGCCCGGCTCCACGATCGTCACCTTGACACCGAGTGGGCCGACTTCCTGGGCCAGTGCCTCGCTCATCCCTTCGAGGGCCCACTTGGAGGCGTTGTAGAGGCCGAGTGTGGGGAAGGCGGCGATGCCGCCGATGCTGGAGATCTGGACGAGGTGCCCGCTGCCCTGCCGGCGCAGGATCGGCAGGGCGGCTTGCGTCACCCACAGCGGGCCGAACAGGTTGGTCTCGATCTGGGCCCTGGCCTGGTGTTCGGTCGTCTCCTCGATCATGCCGAACAGGCCGTAGCCGGCGTTGTTGACGACGACGTCCAAGCCGTCGAAGGCTTTCACGGCGTGGTCGACCGCGGTGAAGACCTGGGCGCGATCGGTCACGTCGAGTGCGATCGGCAGGAGGCGGTCGCCGTAGGTCTCGGCCAGGTCGTCGAGCGCCTCGACCCGGCGGGCCGTCGCGGCGACCCGATCACCGCGCTCCAGTGCCGCAGTCGCCCACGTGCGTCCGAAGCCCCGGGACGTCCCGGTGATGAACCATGTCTTCATGGCCTCGACCCTGCCGCGACGGTGCACCGCCAACCAGCACCCTGGCAGGGATACCCTCGAGAGTCGATGACACGTGACAACGTCCTCGGGGAGTTCCTCCAGGCGCGCCGGGCCCGCGTGCGGCCGGATGACGTGGGGCTTGCCACCTACGGCCGGCGCCGGGTGCCGGGGCTGCGCCGCGACGAGCTCGCGCGGCTGGCCGGCGTCTCGGTCCAGTACCTGACCAGGCTGGAACAGGGCGTGGACCGCAACCCGTCCCCGCAGGTCGTGGACGCGTTGGCGGCGGCGCTGCGCCTGGACCCGGACGCCGCGGCCCACCTGCGCGCCCTGGCCGCCCCGCCGTCCGAGCCGCACGAGCCCGGCGGGGCCGGTGCCGAGGTGCAGCGGTTGCTCGACTCGTGGGGGAGCACTCCGGCGTACGTGCGCGACCGCTGGTTCGACGTGGTGATGGCCAACAAGGCGGCCATGCTGCTCGCCCCGATGTACCACCCCGGCCGCAACCTGGTCCGCGAGGTGTTCCTCGACCCCGCCACCCGTACGTTGTTCCCGGACTGGCCGGACATCGCCGCGCAGACGGTGGCGGCTCTGCGGGCAACGGCCGACCCACGCGATCCGCGGACCACCGCCCTGGTGGCCGACCTGCTGCCCCACGACGACTTCCGCTCGCTGTGGGAACGACACGACGTACGCCCGTCCCGCGACGAGACCAAGCGCTTCAACCACCCCGACGCCGGCCGTCTCACCCTGCGCCGCCAGACCCTCACCATCGCCGGAGCCGAAGACCACACGATCATCGTCTACCAGCCCGAGCCCGGCAGCCCGTCGGCCGACGCCCTGGCCCGGGTCGCCTCAACCCGACGGCTTCACCCGCCGGAGGGAGTCGGCGAGGAAGAGCGGGTGACAACCGGAAGCGGATCGTCCGGAACCGGTCCTAACGTGACCCCATGACCGAGTGCCGCGGAGCAGGACTTCATCGGAGCGCGCTCCGGGCGGTGTCGAACGGACGTGTGGGGTGTCCTCACGTGAGCCAGGACGTTCCGGGCGCCGGCGCTGCACCGGGGCGTCGCGAACGAACCCCAGGCGATGGTCCGCCGTGTCGTCCGCGGTGTCGTCCGCAAAGAGGAACGGGAGCACCGGCTCTTACGCCGAACGCAACCCGACCTCACTAGAGAAAGAGAACTGATCGTGCACATCCTGCTCATCGGTGGCCTGTGGCTCGACGGCTCGGCATGGGACGCCGTCGTGCCCGCGCTGCGGGAACTCGGCCACGACCCCGTGCCGCTGACCCTCCCGGGTCAGGGTGACGGTTCGACCTCCGCCACGTTGGCCGACCAGGTCGCGGCCGTGCTCGCCGCCGTGGACGCCGCGCCGGACCGCCCTCTGGTGGTCGGGCACTCCGCTGCGTGCTCGCTGGCCTGGTCGGCCGCCGACGCCCGACCGGAGAAGGTGGCGAAGGTCGTGATGATCGGCGGTTTCCCGGCCGGTGACGGGAAGGCCTACGCCGACTTCTTCGACACCGACAACGGCGTCATGCCCTTCCCCGGGTGGGCGCCGTTCGACGGGCCGGACTCCGCGGACCTGGACGAGGACGCCAAGCGCGCCTTCGCCTCCGCCGCGATCCCCGTCCCGGAAGGCGTGACCAAGGGCGTCGTGCACCTGGCCGACGAACGCCGGTTCGACGTCCCGGTGACGCTGATCTGCCCCGAGTTCACCCCGGCCCAGGCGCGGGACTGGATCGCCGCCGGTGACGTGCCCGAACTCGCCGCGGTCAAGCACGTCGAATACGTCGACATCGATTCCGGCCACTGGCCGATGGTCACCAAGCCGGTTGAACTGGCCCGACTCATCGCGGCCGCTGCCACCGGGCACTGACCCGCGCCGGGGTGCGGTGGAAACACCCCGCCGCACCCGGTGCCCGCCACCACCGGCGCCCCCACCACCGGCGCCCGCCACCACCGGCGGCTCACGGCGCGCTGTTCGTCGGCCGGACTGCGTCGGGGTGCCCGTAACCCACAGCGGTCGGGTGGTCGGGGAGAGGTGACTGGTTGCCGGCTGGCGCACATCGCGTTGGACCGGGCTGTCGGCTACGGCCTGCGCGAGCGCGACGGGAGCCGGCGCACTCCGCCAGCCCCGGAGGAGGTGGTCGGCCGGCTGCTCCCATGACGGATGTCATGGCGCGATCATGACGGCTGAAACCCTCGTCGCAGGCCCCCGGTCGACAAGCTCGAACCATGACGGAGACGACGGTCCGGGTCGGCGCGGCGGTGGCGTTGCGCGGCCTGCGCAAGAGGTTCGGAGAGGTCCGCGCGGTGGACGGGGTCGACCTGCTCATCTCACCCGGTGAGGTCGTGGCGCTGCTCGGACCCAACGGCGCGGGCAAGTCGACCACCGTGGACATG
This DNA window, taken from Saccharothrix variisporea, encodes the following:
- a CDS encoding alpha/beta fold hydrolase; this translates as MHILLIGGLWLDGSAWDAVVPALRELGHDPVPLTLPGQGDGSTSATLADQVAAVLAAVDAAPDRPLVVGHSAACSLAWSAADARPEKVAKVVMIGGFPAGDGKAYADFFDTDNGVMPFPGWAPFDGPDSADLDEDAKRAFASAAIPVPEGVTKGVVHLADERRFDVPVTLICPEFTPAQARDWIAAGDVPELAAVKHVEYVDIDSGHWPMVTKPVELARLIAAAATGH
- a CDS encoding SDR family oxidoreductase, giving the protein MKTWFITGTSRGFGRTWATAALERGDRVAATARRVEALDDLAETYGDRLLPIALDVTDRAQVFTAVDHAVKAFDGLDVVVNNAGYGLFGMIEETTEHQARAQIETNLFGPLWVTQAALPILRRQGSGHLVQISSIGGIAAFPTLGLYNASKWALEGMSEALAQEVGPLGVKVTIVEPGPYGTDWSGASAAHTTPIPAYEPIRQARRSSAAARAPRDPSVTADVLLKLVDLPEPPLRLFLGSYPYPIAEKVYQQRLATWQQWRELAETA
- a CDS encoding DUF2750 domain-containing protein, whose protein sequence is MSFPSLDEDDVVAAAARGGALRLKYFLESVVASGALCMWGDDEGMSLMEDGDGDVVVPVWSHPAFAEREMRSSAEPGEGVIPLELGRFLDVTLPSIQEQGLGLAVFPVDDRIAATLTPAQFRSKIAAASPPPGGDG
- a CDS encoding DUF2695 domain-containing protein, whose translation is MDARARKAAKAAYRQRRREEDWQALGLTPDQLADLKQFLEDHGVDECSDAFDLTRAWAADAGLDWGDVERGLRSQAAFCDCEVLTVDPDTSN
- a CDS encoding helix-turn-helix domain-containing protein produces the protein MTRDNVLGEFLQARRARVRPDDVGLATYGRRRVPGLRRDELARLAGVSVQYLTRLEQGVDRNPSPQVVDALAAALRLDPDAAAHLRALAAPPSEPHEPGGAGAEVQRLLDSWGSTPAYVRDRWFDVVMANKAAMLLAPMYHPGRNLVREVFLDPATRTLFPDWPDIAAQTVAALRATADPRDPRTTALVADLLPHDDFRSLWERHDVRPSRDETKRFNHPDAGRLTLRRQTLTIAGAEDHTIIVYQPEPGSPSADALARVASTRRLHPPEGVGEEERVTTGSGSSGTGPNVTP